The Vigna unguiculata cultivar IT97K-499-35 chromosome 1, ASM411807v1, whole genome shotgun sequence nucleotide sequence aattagATTCAAgtagttataatttaattatatttaactaagGAGGGTATacatatgtattttaaatttatttttggaatcacattttaattaagtaattactctatttaataaaataagtaattgaaaaacttatatttactaaataataataattatataacttctttatttacaaaataattacacatatactattttaatattatattatctatcattatatgaaaaaatatactttttgatAATTACTTACTAgacaaattttactatttaaaaagtaataatatatatatatatatatatatatatatatatatatatatataaaattatagatattttCAAGCtctgttattttaatatttacaatatcagttttataaaattatctattttaaagtaatacaaatttgaatatattttaatctataattttaatattattaacacaaattttataaaattatatattttaaagttatattatattaatataaaaaaaaaatacacatacatGAGTACATgtgttttttctaatatatataatatgtttattcatcaaattaaatatgaaataaaataaaatgaaaaaagacataaacatatttttaatttagctacatttaattttatctttcaaatttaGAATTACTTTCAGTTCTATAAgttatctttaataaaattattttaattcatttgtcAAGGTGTCTTTGATCTAAATTTTGTCCGATTAAGTatctaaaagaaaaacaaatatttgatcaggtatttattgataatagagtaaaattaaattatgttattgtACAAATGAATTTTTTCTCTCATATATATGTAccacttttttaataataataataataattaataagttaagaaaacaatataattttgatgGTTTAAAGCTATGAATATCTTATGTTTTGTATTTTGATTTCTATAACTTTTTGTTTGACATTTGGTTAATTGGTAATCTGACCTCCCATCtcttacatatttaataaaataatggcAAGAAgtgaattaaataaaagtaaatcttatatcagaaaaaattaaataatgaaaatatacttttttagcACATTTACCTTTATATTTCTTATTGcaccacaattttttttactaaacaGCGGAATACATTAATTTCATtacatcaatatttattttagagggttgaaaatgttaaattaaatgaattatttttattataattaacttcaattttatttattctaaagaGTAACCAAACACCTGTAATCAAatgaataaaatcataaaagaatacaaaaaatattaacaattttataggttaattttaattatatattttaactgataacagaaaaaaaaaaattcattactttaaagaaatgaatatttttcaaCCAAGATCACAGTTGAACGTGAAAATAGCACCTTCAGGCACTGTGGCTTTCATTGGTAACGCATACAATCCCAATCCCCAATGCGCAGTTCGCTTATATAAACACACTACCTCTCTTCCTACCTTCATCTGTATCtctatttctttctctctctcgtaactttttttattaattcttgTAAATTAGGATTAGGGTTTATATCAATTTGCACTGTACAATTTAAATCAGAACCTTGTGTTCTCATGCATTCCtcttttcttcaaataaaacCGGTCCTAGAACCAATCAAGGGGATGCTATTTCGTGCCCCAAATCCAGTTCTTTCCGTAAGTGAGAGCTCATTAGGGTTAAGAATAGGGTTTTAGATGCGTTTTTGTTTCTGATTCGAATCAACATGGAGAGTACGCGCAGAACCTTGGATAGATCTAGAGAACTGGGTTCCAAGAAGCCTCGATTGATCGATGAACTCAGTGCCCGACAGTTACCTCAACGACAGCAAGGGTCCGGGGTAGTTGCTTCCTTGGTGTCTGCAAGGGCTCGAGTAAATGATAGGGACTCCGAAAGCAGCGAATCCGGTCGCGGGGGTGGGTACCAGCCTCAGCCGCAGCCTCACCATGAGCTTGTGACTCAGTATAAGACCGCTCTTGCTGAGCTTACTTTCAATTCAAAGCCTATAATTACGAACTTGACTATTATAGCCGGAGAGAATCAGTCTGCTGCCAAGGCAATTGCCGACACTGTTTGTGCTAACATTCTAGAGGTGAACAAAATGTGCTGCCCGTGCGTATTGAATTGAACTGTAATGGATTTTTGGAATAAAGCAAGAACAATTCGACTTGAATTCTATGATTTGTGATATTTggtgtttgttattgttttttaatgtaTGGGATGATGAATTGGATTGTTGTTGTAGATTGAAATGCTAGAGGAAAAGGGACATCCATCGTTTGTTGAATATCACCTTATCTTATTGGCCCTGTGAGAGTAGATTGGTTTTTAAGTGGTGCTTTATGTCCTGCACCTAAAATCCTTTTGAAGCATATTTAGTTCTCTAATTAGCATTATGAAGAGAAGTTGTCCTTTTGCCAAATGACGGTAGTTTGGTTAATTTTAAATCGGTGTTTGACTGGTAATCACACTGGGAAGTGGTTCTCCACAATTTGCTAGgtgttttcttcattttttatgcAAAAGGGATTAATAATCTTGGTAAACATTGATTTTTCCTGTGACAACTACGGAATCATTAAACAGTTTTCATTCTTAAATACCCGAAGGTATAGCTTTATCACCTGTATTAGTCCTGGTGGATTTGAGCAGAATTGCCTCTCATAGGTGATAACACTAGTCTTAAACCAGAACCAGTTACTAATCTCAATCagtaataaagtttgattatGAAATTCTGTGCCAACTTCTGATTGGATTATACATTGTTTTCAGCTGTTTTCCCTGTTTGCATCTGTCATGACAATCTTATTCTTGTCATCGTGTTTTTTAACTTTAGAAAAAAGGTATAGTGTAATTGAAACAAGTTAATGACATTCCAGGTTCCAAGTGATCAAAAACTGCCGTCTCTTTATCTCTTAGACAGTATTGTTAAGAACATCGGGCGGGATTATATAAAGTATTTTGCTGTCAGATTACCTGAGGTCAGATACTCACTATCCTTAACCATTATCTTCATGCCTTTATTTTGATacactttttattatatatgatgAATCCTTTGGACAgtgaagtttttaaattttatactgAACTGTTCTGACACTAGATTAAGTGACTCGTGAGATTGTTAAGTTATATACTCATAATGAAATGGAAACAATTTTTCCCTATGCATTTTTGCTTTGACATATGTTTTCTAATTCTATACACCTATTTTTAACTAGGTACTACTACTTTACATTTTAGGTATTCTGCAAGGCTTACAGACAGGTTGATCCTATTGTCCATTCAAGTATGAAACATCTTTTTGGAACTTGGAAAGGAGTCTTTCCTCCTCAGTGCCTTCAGATGATTGAGAAGGAGCTTGGCTTTACACCTGCAGTCAATGGTTCAGCTTCAGTATCTGCTACAGTCAGGAATGATTTGCAGTCACAACGCCCTCCTCACAGTATCCATGTGAATCCAAAGTATTTAGAAAGGCAGCGTCTCCAGCAGTCAAGTACGGTATGTGAACCATTGCACCAAAAACTTGTTCTTTAAAGGTCTGGATAGTTGCATTTTGAAAGGAAAATTCAAGCTTTGATACTGTTACAAATTTTTATGTGATGAATTGAAATTTGCAGTCATGTGTTCCTTGGATGTTGAAATGAATGGAAGACATGTAATTGGCATCCAATTTTGATCTTTATTTTGATACACTATACAGTATTTTCAATTGGAATTTTTCCATTAAACTACTTTAAATTTCTCTTGATCATAAATTTCCATGATTTTGTGGTTCTAATTATGATTTGGCAGGTGATGATATATATGTGCTATTAACCTTGCTAGGGTTTagtttaaagtaatattttgaaTGCCATCTCCCTATTATTTTCATATACATATACCAGTCTTTTCATCCACTATCACTTGTACTTATTTCTTTTGCCGTCTCCTTTTTTAATGCCATGAAGAGTAAAGGAGTTGTTGATGACATGACTGGAGCTTTGTTAACCTCAAATGAGGATTCAGAGAGGCCAAATAGAGCTTTGGGTGCTTCTCGACCATGGCTGGATCCTAGGATTAACATGCTTGTATGTGATCTAGCTGTTTCCTTTTCCTCTTTATGCTATTATCTCTCGCAGCTGTTGTATCTTAATGTAGTGATGTGTATTGCAGAATAATCAGCACACACAGAGAGATGCATTTAATGATTCTGTTCCTGAGAAGAGCATTGATGGATCATTTGGAGGCAGTCAATATGGTTCTGGCATTTCTAGTAATTTGGTCTCAGGGGCTGGAAGAACTGGAACTAAGCTCATTGATTTAGGGCAAGAAAAAACATGGTCCAAAACAGATGGTGGTGATGCAGAGACCATATCTGGGCAAAAAAACGGTTTCAGTCTCAAGCGTAGTCTTTCAACTCGTGAAGCACCAAAGTCCATAAATTTGAAAGCACAACGTCGGCCAGGCCTAACTTTAACTCAGATATGGAACAATATGATGTCAGATAACTGGAAAAATTCCGAAGAGGAGGAGTTCACGTGGGATGAGATGAACTCTGGTTTGACTGATCATGGACCTAATGTGTCCAGCAATTTGAGCACAGATTCATGGATGACAGATGATGAAAATTTGGTAAGCTTGCTAAAAGGGTCAGTTGCACTGCCATTTTGTTTGCGATTTTtctactaatttataaaatgaagtACATTCCTTTGTTATGTAACATGATTCTATTTGAAATGATCCTCCAAATTTATAAAACTCCTGCTAATTTTAGAAACCCTTTTCCTACTACTACATTTTTCACAAAGCAATCAAGACTGGTTAATGTGGCTAATTTCGATCAGAAAACTCCACTTACTATGTGAGTTTTTTCACTTTCAGCAAAAACTAGAACATCATTTAGTGTTACTCTTCCCCTTAAAAAGTTGCTCTTTTCTAAGCTTCGAATTATGAGACAATCCCTATCTTGAAATATAGGGGACATTACAGATAATCATATTAAAGGAAGAGGCCAATTTCTTGATAGTGAGGGCAATTGAACTAAATAGCGTGCGTGGTAACATGCAGTTGccccaaatattttaaattgtgtataACAAGAAAAGTTGTTTTGTAATCAGTCTAAGGCCAAAAGCACGAATTCCCTTAGATAACTTGCCTAACAAGCACTGATATATCAAAGTCGAGCAATCCAAAGTTTTAAAAAGCCTAATACAAACTAAGAATAAAACTCTAATTTAATTTGGTATAAGATATCCTGGTTCTCTACTTTCAAATCCTGGTAGTTAAACCACTTAATCCCTAAATCCAAAATTATCTGAAACTTCATAAATTTCAATGGATATACATGactgatttattttttcaatgtgCAGGAAGGTGAAGATCACCTACATATTCAACACCCTTATGGGGTAAAGGTTGATAAGGAAATATCCACTGTTAAGAAACAACTGCCTGGTTTTGGTGGCCATCCACCTTCATCATGGCAGTTGCAGAAGCATCACACAATTGATAAGTTGAATCTGAAGCCAGGTTACTCAGAAGGATTTGTGTCCACTATTAGTGGCTTACCAGCCAACGCAAGTTCTTTACCTATCAAGAAGGGGAACCAGTCTTTTACGTCAAAGGCAATAGTAGGATTGTCCAAAACTGTAGAGCCACAATTTGATTCTGGGGAGACCGAATCCCCTTCTGGGCAGTCACCTTTGCATCGACAGTCTCCATCACTGCCAGGAGCAGTATACCACCCTCATTCAATGCAAAATTTGCCTGAGCAAGAAATGCCCCAGGATCTCAAAACATCTCAATTTTTGGGAGGTCCAACTAGTCAGCCCATTAGAGATCGCTCACCTACCCTTCATCCCGTCGTTCAGGTTGGTAACATGCGAAGAACACAGGAAAAGGACATGCAGGGCACGTTTCAACCAAAGCTTCAGCAACAGCAGCTCGACTCTTCTCAGGCTGAAGTTTTTGCCAAAACTAAGCTGCCGCCCCTGTCTAAAGTTTCTTTAACCAAAGAAGTTTCAGAACAGTCAACCAAGAATAATTTGTCAGCTGCAGCTGTGAAGAGTGGAATCATTCCCAAGAAATCAATTACCAGTAATCTGGATCCAAGGAAGCATCTATCCAAGTCTGGGGTTCAGCTTCCTCCTTCTGGCAGGTCTTCTCCTGCAACATTAATTTCTTCGGGGTCTGCAGTGGCATCAACATCTTTATTGGATCCTCTGCACAAAGATTCATCTTCGCTGCCCAAAAAACCTCAAGGAAAGGCTGGACAACCGCCACAAAGGCCTTCTACTCAGCCACCTGCTTCCTCTAATGTGAATGCTGCAAAAAGTAATGTAAACCCAATCGCAAACCTTTTAAGTTCATTGGTTGCAAAGGGTTTGATATCTGCAGAAACTGAATCACCGACTATGGTACCAAGCGAGGTGCTGAAAGGATCCAGAGATAAAACTGTAAACATCATTACCAGTAGCTCTTTCCCAGTTACATCAGTTTCTGATTCCGCAGCTGTCCCAGCATCATCTACCACCAGAGATGAGGAAGACGCTGCTACAAAATCTTCTCTTCCCTCAGCTCAATCAACTAGCACGAAAATCAGAAATCTCATTGGCTTTGATTTTAAACCTAATGTAATTCGAGAATTCCATGAACCGGTAATTAGGGAATTATTGGATGATTTCCCTCATCATTGCAAAAGTTGCGGTATTAGGTTTAAACCAGAAGAACAGTATAAGAGACACTTGGAGTGGCATGCCACAAGAGAGCATGGTCCAATTAAAGTATCCAGAAGTTGGTATGCAAAGTCAAGTGATTGGATTGCTGGCAAGGTAGACTATTCATCTGAGCTTGAGTTTACCGACTCTGTTGTTGTACACGACAAAGAAACAGAAAGCAGTCATTTGGATACGATGATTCGAGCAGATGAAAATCAGTGTTTGTGTGTATTGTGTGGCGAGCTATTTGAAGATGTATACTGTCACGAAAGAAACGAGTGGATGTTCAAAGGGGCCGTTTACATGAACTGCTCGGATTACAATGATGAGATGGAAAGTAGAAATGTGGGTCCCATCATTCATGCCAAATGCTTATCAGAGAACTCAATGTTCACCAATTTAGTAAGAGACCTGTTATGATATAGATGTCTTTCATTCAAGTAGtgtatttaatcatgtttttcttcTGACATAATTTGACCACTTTAATgtgaattataattttcaagGAGAGACTTGATATTCAAATGGGTTTATCTTGCATTgtgtgagaaagaaaaaagagtaaaGCAACTGTTCATCTTGTCTTTACTTCAATGAATAAGGGTAAGGAAttaaaaaggaacaaagatAAGGGAACTGCAATTGCATATGAAAgcaaacaacaaaagaaatcaaataaatatttcagAGGCATCTGAAGGGAGATATGACTTAAGGAATTTGTCTTTGAGGATGGATATGCATGTATTTTAGCATGTCCAAGATCGTTTTCTTAACATTATTCCGTTGagatattattcattttaaaataaaaaataagtgttttgttacggttttatttttataaagcatCTTAAAgtatgaaaaagaagaaatatttaaattgtctaTTAAATCTTAACTTTTAAGCAATGTGAAACTCTTAAGCATGATAAAAACATAAGTCCCCAGTCGCAAAGTCTAAAGAAAATAACAGGTCATCCCAATGGAGGGCTTAAGGGACCAATGATAAGGTGGCTTAGTGGTTAGAAGAAAGGAAGGAGGGGAAGGTCGTCGATCCCTCCTACTAACAAATTGGAGAAATAAGATTGGTTTAGTGGGATTTAGAAGAAAGGGTGGGAGAGATTCTGAGTTCAGCTCTCTAGCTAACAAAAACTAACAACTAACAATTATCGATAAAAGAGAAAAGGGACCGATGTTAAGTTATTGACCCCAGGGTGAATGCCAATATGTTTTGATTCCAAGATTAATGATAGAATCGCTATCAATCACCATAGATCTAGAGCGTGAAACTTCGTCATCATTTTGTCCTTAGAAGACGTCAAGATGGAAGGAGGAAGAGGGTATTTGACAGATCATCCCCAATGGAATCCTTAAGGACGGATGGTTCCGTTGTCGACTTTATGGTAAGTGTCAATGTTTTGATCATAAGTATGATGATAAGATTATTGTCAATCACTATATATTCGAAGTATTATCCACTTTGAAGTGTACTCTATCacaatttatctttaaatgacatgaaatatgaaaagaggaaataatatttaaattatttgttaactaatgcaaattacatatttaatgtatttaatgtgtgataattaaaaagtaattcaaCTTTATAACCGATaactaaaaattaacaaatgacAATATTACTTGTCCATTGTTATATTAACACTAAATTATTCTCTTATTCTAACATCTCATTGATTATTAAGAAAATCTAGAGTACTTATTTGTCTAAAAAAGccaaactattttatatttcagttatataaactaatatatTGATCTGTgacccgtgcgtacgcacgggtcttatttgttttattttgtatattaaaataataaaataggaaaagtattatgtaatgaaatattataaaaattaaattatattgttgtaaatgttattattaaagtaataaaatagtaaatctaagtgatgcaataataatttcaattttaaatataataaatagaattgattttagttaattctaaattaattatacccatacccattttcttactacttcaatattaattttaattaatttttataaaataataaaaaattatggtaaaataaacataatattatcaaatattcaatattagaaggatgattgttttttcgatatcaaatactgtaaaataaattataattgtttacattttagattataatactaaataaaatttaatgaaaaccaacacatttattaaatttacaaacattaatgaaacctaattgataaaattttaaaatattttttaaaaaatataaaaggaaaataaatattcaaattaaaatatattttaaatgtttgtttacttcaatcttttaaattgtaatgaatatttttttatacactaataaaagttataatacatcatttgatcaaaatgatacaaagaacaaataataatcataataaaagttttaaataaattataattttttacattttaaattataataccaaataaaatttcatgagaaccaacacatttattaaatttgcaaacattaatgaaacctagttgataaaatttaaaaatatttttttaaaaatataaaaggaaaacaaatattcaaattaaaatatattttaaatgtttgcttacttcaatcttttaaattctaatgaatcttttttttatacaataataaaagttataatacattacttgatcaaaatgatacaaaaaaaataataatcataataataaaattttaacatagatcttgtatcttttgaacttcaattatgttggatggtgataaaaaatattcatgacaatacattaaatttttatattgtaataaataaaaattatttatacaattatagtgaaaaaattacagtatgattgataatgagttataaaataaaaaataattagataaatatatcgaaatagtattctatataatgaaaataaacaacatataaaaatattaaaaaattaacaaatgtttacaaacaatttgaaagactattgaaagaaatcgcacaaagaaaagaaatgtataattaagggtatgataagttgaaaaatatctcagagatataagaaaacttttaaaatatcaacatatatactcaatggttgagaaataacaaaaattattttagcgaaacaaaagagttcttcaaatgaaacaaaaactaataataataagtaaagaattattttatattacctagtaaatgaaaggtttgtgctattaaatatttaaattgagaatattaaacattctcatgtgaaagaaaaatatataataaataaaaatattaaaaaataataaaaatattcaaatgtgagacataaaattttttaattgacatacatctttttaacataattacataaaagttatgataagttgaaaaatataattgagatgcgaataagtttcatgacaaaccaaataattataagaaataagaaataatatatatatatatatatatatatatatatatatgtgtgtgtgtgtgtgtgtgattacttaattaattgtgaatattttaataatttaaacggtgaCAGCTATTATGgcagggatatgtacatcctcatactTGAACAAGTCGGGGATTCctcatactcatacccatacccagtcaatgcggggattatCCGTCAAAATGGGGATGGGTTCAAGTAATACCCATATgaacgagtttatttgtcatctctagccataataataataataataataataccattataataatatctcgtagtgataaaaataataataatacaataactacatatataaagaaatatacatttgttgtgtcctcttttgtttatacaattttatcctcttaattattattagcgAACAAACAGGCGCTGTCGCGCCTGTGTAtccgcattttttaatttttataagattaataatatttatttttaaaatatatataataaattttaaaatagttgttaaataaaataattgtttgaaaatgtttttagaataacggtcaaaataaaaaagatttaaaaaaatggttacagaaaaaataattataaaataattaatttttaaaatagtaattaagggtaaaattggaaaatgaaaagtggacacaaaaagaggaatcccctttttatattgttatagattttttaaattaaaataaataataaaaattattttttcattttaataattttagtaactatttttttaattcaaataattacataaatataaaaataaaatgaacaataaaacaaataaaaaatacaaataattgagatataatcttgtagtaaataaatgtaaaatgtgtgtttaactataataataataataacaataataataatagataataataataataataacacttaaataatatcgcgtagtgataataataataataataataatacaactacatatataaagagataaacatctttgatgtctttttttgttttttcaattttatcttcttatttgttatattttaaacttaaataattatttaaaataaaaaaatcatttttcagttttattattttactaattttagtaactatttttttgaattgaaataaggattaaatatgtttttggtcccttaacttttagtgaattttggaattagtctatttcgaaactttaaaccaatttagttcttcatatttcgaaatatgtgggtttagtcattttaatcaaattttattacgTACACATTTtagaattgtatttgagttgtttatattgtttaacaCATTCTTCCTTTAATGtcaagtcaaatactattaaacgcgcttgaaatgtcaaataaacttaacaaaatttgattaaaatgactaaattcacgtatttcgaaagatgaaggactaaactGGTCCAAAGTTAATTGGTCCAAAGTgtcgaaatgaactaattccaaaattcactgaaagttaagggaccaaaaacatatttaaccgttgaaataattattcaaatatgaagataaataaacaataaaacaaataaaaggataaagtaattgaaatatgattcatagatagtaagtaaaagtaaaatatgtatgtaaccataataataaaaacaataataataataataattattattataataattatagttctaattaataatagtagtagtaatgataatacttataataataatagtaatataataatagaaataattgtagttaataatgataataataatacttatagttggtagtaatattcataataataattatagttgataacaacaattatagttaataataattataattataattagagttgataataataataataataataataataataataataattagagttATGATcgataataataacactaatataaaactaaaataataaatatgatgaaaataagtctatattgttgtaaatgttattattaattaaattaagttgtaaattcagttttaaatataataaataaaattaatatcacaatATGGTGCGGTTAgttgtgacatcccattttaaaTAGAGTAGTCTACTAAAAATTAAgcatcacataattataatgTAAAAGAGCACATATCATGAAGCATACATGTACTGACTATTACAGTTATCCATAGTATACTTGGAATAAAAGCTTAGGCACACCACAATTGCCATAAAAAGGACACAAGGGTACTATTGTTTTACAAAAGATTGCTCATAGAGCAAGGAATCTAAATAAACAAGAGTTCTTCAAAAAGTGGCTCAACAGTGAGCCATAACCCAGACTAAGGGGATCACTCTACACAGCAGCATCTTCACCATCTTGAGTTCTACCAAGggtttccacatctgctcacaccaataaattggtgatcattgcaaaagagaaagCAAAGCAAGGAACAAACAAAagtgaaagggtaagctagagtaaaatattttaacatgttatcaAGCAACCAAATGATAAAACAGGTTATAATCAAACAAAGCAGTAGGCACCCAAATCATGTGAAAGCAAACAATTGCAAGACTCTatgactcaatatccggatcatactcttgatatagaattctaaaggaagtatgcacctgtgttggtttctaaactctgcagagtttagacgCAAGGgattatcacccaaccacacacagggtTAATTCTCTAATGTCTTAGGCccaatatgtcccaagactaggacctcctgccactctcaccacataaatcatTCTGC carries:
- the LOC114182149 gene encoding uncharacterized protein LOC114182149 isoform X1, with translation MESTRRTLDRSRELGSKKPRLIDELSARQLPQRQQGSGVVASLVSARARVNDRDSESSESGRGGGYQPQPQPHHELVTQYKTALAELTFNSKPIITNLTIIAGENQSAAKAIADTVCANILEVPSDQKLPSLYLLDSIVKNIGRDYIKYFAVRLPEVFCKAYRQVDPIVHSSMKHLFGTWKGVFPPQCLQMIEKELGFTPAVNGSASVSATVRNDLQSQRPPHSIHVNPKYLERQRLQQSSTSKGVVDDMTGALLTSNEDSERPNRALGASRPWLDPRINMLNNQHTQRDAFNDSVPEKSIDGSFGGSQYGSGISSNLVSGAGRTGTKLIDLGQEKTWSKTDGGDAETISGQKNGFSLKRSLSTREAPKSINLKAQRRPGLTLTQIWNNMMSDNWKNSEEEEFTWDEMNSGLTDHGPNVSSNLSTDSWMTDDENLEGEDHLHIQHPYGVKVDKEISTVKKQLPGFGGHPPSSWQLQKHHTIDKLNLKPGYSEGFVSTISGLPANASSLPIKKGNQSFTSKAIVGLSKTVEPQFDSGETESPSGQSPLHRQSPSLPGAVYHPHSMQNLPEQEMPQDLKTSQFLGGPTSQPIRDRSPTLHPVVQVGNMRRTQEKDMQGTFQPKLQQQQLDSSQAEVFAKTKLPPLSKVSLTKEVSEQSTKNNLSAAAVKSGIIPKKSITSNLDPRKHLSKSGVQLPPSGRSSPATLISSGSAVASTSLLDPLHKDSSSLPKKPQGKAGQPPQRPSTQPPASSNVNAAKSNVNPIANLLSSLVAKGLISAETESPTMVPSEVLKGSRDKTVNIITSSSFPVTSVSDSAAVPASSTTRDEEDAATKSSLPSAQSTSTKIRNLIGFDFKPNVIREFHEPVIRELLDDFPHHCKSCGIRFKPEEQYKRHLEWHATREHGPIKVSRSWYAKSSDWIAGKVDYSSELEFTDSVVVHDKETESSHLDTMIRADENQCLCVLCGELFEDVYCHERNEWMFKGAVYMNCSDYNDEMESRNVGPIIHAKCLSENSMFTNLVRDLL
- the LOC114182149 gene encoding uncharacterized protein LOC114182149 isoform X2; translated protein: MKHLFGTWKGVFPPQCLQMIEKELGFTPAVNGSASVSATVRNDLQSQRPPHSIHVNPKYLERQRLQQSSTSKGVVDDMTGALLTSNEDSERPNRALGASRPWLDPRINMLNNQHTQRDAFNDSVPEKSIDGSFGGSQYGSGISSNLVSGAGRTGTKLIDLGQEKTWSKTDGGDAETISGQKNGFSLKRSLSTREAPKSINLKAQRRPGLTLTQIWNNMMSDNWKNSEEEEFTWDEMNSGLTDHGPNVSSNLSTDSWMTDDENLEGEDHLHIQHPYGVKVDKEISTVKKQLPGFGGHPPSSWQLQKHHTIDKLNLKPGYSEGFVSTISGLPANASSLPIKKGNQSFTSKAIVGLSKTVEPQFDSGETESPSGQSPLHRQSPSLPGAVYHPHSMQNLPEQEMPQDLKTSQFLGGPTSQPIRDRSPTLHPVVQVGNMRRTQEKDMQGTFQPKLQQQQLDSSQAEVFAKTKLPPLSKVSLTKEVSEQSTKNNLSAAAVKSGIIPKKSITSNLDPRKHLSKSGVQLPPSGRSSPATLISSGSAVASTSLLDPLHKDSSSLPKKPQGKAGQPPQRPSTQPPASSNVNAAKSNVNPIANLLSSLVAKGLISAETESPTMVPSEVLKGSRDKTVNIITSSSFPVTSVSDSAAVPASSTTRDEEDAATKSSLPSAQSTSTKIRNLIGFDFKPNVIREFHEPVIRELLDDFPHHCKSCGIRFKPEEQYKRHLEWHATREHGPIKVSRSWYAKSSDWIAGKVDYSSELEFTDSVVVHDKETESSHLDTMIRADENQCLCVLCGELFEDVYCHERNEWMFKGAVYMNCSDYNDEMESRNVGPIIHAKCLSENSMFTNLVRDLL